A single region of the Zootoca vivipara chromosome 2, rZooViv1.1, whole genome shotgun sequence genome encodes:
- the LOC118080204 gene encoding butyrophilin subfamily 1 member A1-like gives MAFPPKLRNRILESCDLNYLVEDAMKQLKDALLFGKPFQKANVTLDPDTAHPSLILSEDRKSVRLGDRPQTLPDNPKRFNYRPCVLGLEGFTAGRHFWEVTVGSGEGWIVGVARKSVERKGLFPLNSEWGIWALMKRGVVYLAFTSPKYSPLSLNEKPRRIRVTLDYEGGCVSFFDADSGAELYTFSGASFCGETLLPYFYLWGNETQLSIS, from the exons ATGGCTTTCCCTCCAAAGCTGAGGAACAGGATCTTGGAATCCTGTGATCTAAATTACCTTGTGGAGGATGCAATGAAACAGTTGAAAG atgctCTCTTATTTGGAAAACCGTTTCAGAAAG caaatgtcactctggatccagacacagcccatCCCAGCCTCATTTTGTCGGAGGATCGGAAAAGCGTGAGATTGGGAGACAGACCTCAAACCCTGCCTGACAATCCTAAGAGATTCAACTACAGGCCTTGTGTGTTGGGACTtgagggattcacagcaggcagacatttctgggaagtcACTGTGGGAAGTGGGGAAGGGTGGATTGTGGGGGTTGCCAGGAAGTCTGTGGAAAGAAAGGGCCTCTTCCCCTTAAACTCTGAGTGGGGGATCTGGGCTCTCATGAAGAGGGGAGTCGTGTACTTGGCCTTCACCTCCCCTAAATACTCTCCTCTGTCCCTGAATGAGAAGCCCAGGAGGATCcgggtgactctggactatgaagGGGGATGTGTGTCTTTTTTTGACGCTGACTCAGGAGCCGAACTCTACACGTTCTCAGGAGCCTCATTCTGTggagagaccctcctcccttACTTTTATCTGTGGGGAAATGAAACCCAGCTCAGTATCTCCTGA